Proteins from a genomic interval of Lolium perenne isolate Kyuss_39 chromosome 1, Kyuss_2.0, whole genome shotgun sequence:
- the LOC127334688 gene encoding uncharacterized protein, giving the protein MQFGSMDYVVGLVNKVTCVLPPSGNARSQKRQVYITDVSELAIVTLCGEHADLFDADGLIEASDEEPIIILFVGMTAFKCTSVTRWHVNLPILEIADVRERSKHLPWCIELHSANQSRSKPTVSSIEEIAAFEPNDIMGECYKISSIITDVFITKGWYYISCKEYWKMVTLEDGVYKCPWCPTIIHLPRYRLIVGAVDTGSTDPLAAKFTDLYLFGPREETVVQKEDLHLFGPPEETVVRKEALLLVSSVQIVEPIVHANVVLREGVNCSAVGQDNVGIPAPETPKHVPDPAETSTLPLFMDLTPQTARNIFSFRY; this is encoded by the exons ATGCAGTTTGGTTCAATGGATT ACGTTGTTGGATTGGTGAACAAGGTCACTTGTGTTTTGCCCCCTTCTGGTAATGCTAGGAGCCAGAAACGTCAAGTGTATATCACAGATGTTAG CGAGCTTGCTATTGTTACCCTTTGTGGGGAGCACGCTGATTTGTTTGATGCTGATGGGCTGATAGAGGCATCGGATGAGGAGCCTATTATCATTTTATTTGTTGGCATGACA GCCTTCAAGTGTACATCTGTTACAAGATGGCATGTTAATCTGCCAATTCTAGAGATAGCTGATGTTCGGGAGAG ATCGAAACATCTACCGTGGTGCATTGAGCTGCACAGTGCAAATCAAAGTCGTTCTAAGCCGACCGTATCATCAATCGAGGAGATAGCGGCCTTTGAGCCGAATGATATCATG GGTGAGTGTTATAAGATATCCAGTATAATTACCGATGTTTTCATAACCAAGGGTTGGTATTATATAAGCTGCAAAGAATATTGGAAAATGGTTACTTTAGAGGATGGAGTATACAAATGTCCTTGGTGTCCCACTATTATACATCTGCCCAG gtataggctcattGTTGGAGCAGTTGACACTGGTTCTACAGATCCTCTCGCTGCCAAATTTACGGACCTTTATTTGTTTGGGCCTCGTGAGGAAACGGTCGTCCAAAAAGAGGATCTTCATTTGTTTGGACCTCCTGAGGAAACTGTCGTCCGAAAAGAGGCGTTGCTGCTTGTGTCAAGT GTACAAATTGTTGAGCCGATTGTCCATGCCAATGTTGTCTTGCGAGAGGGAGTGAATTGTTCAGCTGTAGGTCAGGACAATGTTGGCATCCCTGCTCCTGAAACCCCAAAGCATGTTCCAGATCCTGCTGAGACATCAACTCTGCCACTGTTCATGGATCTCACGCCACAGACTGCACGCAACATATTCAGCTTCCGTTATTGA